Proteins co-encoded in one Deinococcus roseus genomic window:
- a CDS encoding MerR family transcriptional regulator translates to MTQTLNQNPTDRTEVTFSIQQMCLVVGLPASTLRYYEDLGLLGVVPKNSSGHRRYQETHLHRLRFLQLLKNTGMPLEDMKRFALLDDAGASTAPERILMLRDHHLALQDKVTLLQEQLGHLAGKIQYYQQVCEKYGLPDPLREQADAPPPGL, encoded by the coding sequence ATGACCCAGACCCTGAACCAGAACCCCACCGACAGAACCGAAGTGACCTTCTCCATCCAGCAGATGTGCCTTGTGGTGGGACTCCCGGCTTCCACCCTGCGGTATTACGAGGACCTTGGGCTGCTGGGTGTGGTTCCCAAAAACAGCAGCGGGCACCGCAGGTACCAGGAAACGCACCTACACCGTTTGCGTTTCCTGCAGCTGCTCAAAAACACCGGAATGCCCCTGGAAGACATGAAGCGTTTTGCCCTGCTGGACGATGCTGGCGCGAGCACCGCACCAGAGCGCATCCTGATGCTCAGAGACCACCATCTGGCTTTGCAGGACAAGGTGACCCTTTTGCAGGAACAACTGGGTCACCTGGCTGGAAAAATCCAGTACTACCAGCAGGTCTGTGAAAAGTACGGCCTGCCTGATCCGTT